In one window of Lewinellaceae bacterium DNA:
- a CDS encoding 2,3,4,5-tetrahydropyridine-2,6-dicarboxylate N-succinyltransferase: MDQNIQKDIEAIWDDRSLLRDPSAQNKIREVIEALDKGQIRVAEPQGSEWKVNDWIKKAVVLYFPLQQMETIEVGPFEFHDKIPLKRDYAKQGVRVVPHAIARYGSYLESGVIMMPSYVNIGAYVGSGSMVDTWATVGSCAQIGKNVHLSGGVGIGGVLEPPQAAPTIIEDNCFIGSRCIVVEGVRIEKEAVLGANVVLTQSTHIIDVTGGEPVVFKGRVPARSVVIPGSYSKSFPAGTYQVSCALIIGTRQESTDKKVSLNDALRTYDVSV, translated from the coding sequence ATGGACCAAAACATTCAAAAAGACATCGAAGCCATTTGGGATGATCGCAGTTTATTAAGAGATCCCTCAGCACAAAATAAAATCCGTGAGGTCATCGAGGCCCTTGACAAGGGGCAGATCCGGGTGGCTGAACCCCAGGGGAGTGAATGGAAAGTGAATGACTGGATCAAGAAAGCGGTAGTCCTTTATTTTCCCCTGCAGCAAATGGAAACCATAGAGGTGGGTCCCTTTGAATTTCACGACAAAATTCCTCTTAAACGCGATTATGCCAAACAGGGTGTCCGGGTAGTCCCCCATGCCATCGCCCGTTATGGGTCCTATCTGGAAAGCGGGGTCATCATGATGCCCAGTTATGTAAATATTGGCGCTTATGTGGGCAGCGGGTCCATGGTGGATACCTGGGCTACCGTCGGTTCCTGTGCCCAGATCGGTAAAAATGTCCACCTCAGTGGCGGCGTAGGTATCGGTGGCGTACTGGAACCTCCCCAGGCTGCCCCGACCATTATCGAGGATAATTGCTTCATCGGCTCACGGTGCATCGTGGTGGAAGGTGTGCGCATCGAAAAAGAGGCGGTACTGGGTGCCAATGTGGTCCTTACCCAATCGACACACATCATCGATGTGACTGGAGGCGAACCTGTTGTCTTTAAGGGTCGGGTACCTGCCCGGTCAGTGGTTATACCCGGAAGTTATTCAAAATCCTTTCCTGCCGGAACCTATCAGGTCTCATGTGCCTTAATTATTGGAACACGACAGGAGAGTACGGATAAAAAGGTGAGCCTGAATGATGCCCTGCGCACCTATGACGTTTCCGTTTAA
- a CDS encoding OmpA family protein → MNSINFVGTLDKMIKSGSLILLFLLAGIVPAVAQYTLERLDDQINTSYDEIGPVVTPDGGTLFFTRVGDPTFKKTLYQFNHDLSAELNSDEYFKLLGSIYSQLANKSISSPVSSGFNQDVWMATSAHGVFDKIYHPGFPLNNALPNSICAYSEADQSLLIINQFGKDGSLYHGFSKIRQTEHAEFDFPEPIYIYDFYSKSDDVSAALSYDNDVIILALERNDSRGDQDLYISFKVKDNLWSSPISLGPDINTAFRESTPYLSRDKKRLFFASNRPGSEGMDIYVSRRIDVHWSKWTKPRKVAGPVNGPYDDTQPYYSEIDDYFYFTSNREGSYDIYRVNFSPNRTAPRLVTIQGRVLDEQTQEPIRAELTYSSLGPIRQNYFFRTQNGMYSIQLQAANTIQIQASQHGYLSNVIEIDPDSWQQGSDSILYVDIPLEPIKEDRKIEVSNIFFEQSKPKILPESYPELNRLVQLLKQNPSIHIVIEGHTDNVGDLNANIELSKKRALGIKEYLVYNGIDKNRIETAGYGPTKPLNDNATEEKRRANRRVEIKITKSSP, encoded by the coding sequence GTGAATTCGATTAACTTTGTCGGCACATTGGACAAAATGATTAAGAGCGGCTCCCTGATTTTGTTATTCCTGCTGGCTGGTATTGTGCCGGCTGTTGCCCAATACACCCTGGAGCGCCTGGATGATCAGATCAATACGTCCTATGATGAGATCGGTCCGGTAGTGACGCCGGACGGAGGAACTCTGTTTTTTACCCGCGTCGGAGACCCTACCTTTAAAAAGACACTTTACCAGTTCAATCACGATCTCTCCGCCGAATTGAACAGTGACGAATATTTCAAATTATTAGGTTCCATCTATTCACAGCTGGCCAATAAGTCCATTTCGTCGCCGGTGTCGTCCGGATTCAACCAGGATGTCTGGATGGCGACCAGTGCCCATGGCGTTTTTGATAAAATTTACCACCCGGGGTTTCCGTTGAACAACGCCTTGCCAAACAGCATCTGTGCCTATTCCGAGGCCGATCAATCGTTGCTCATCATCAACCAATTTGGCAAGGATGGCAGTCTCTACCATGGATTTTCCAAGATCAGGCAGACTGAACATGCCGAATTTGATTTTCCGGAGCCAATCTATATCTATGACTTTTATTCAAAGTCCGATGATGTAAGTGCAGCCCTGAGTTACGACAATGACGTGATTATTCTCGCGTTGGAACGCAATGATTCACGCGGCGATCAGGATCTGTACATTTCCTTTAAGGTGAAAGACAATTTGTGGAGCAGCCCCATCAGCCTTGGTCCTGATATCAATACCGCTTTCCGGGAGAGCACACCTTATTTATCCCGGGACAAGAAAAGACTCTTCTTTGCATCCAATCGTCCCGGGTCGGAGGGGATGGACATCTATGTATCCCGGCGTATTGACGTCCACTGGTCAAAATGGACCAAGCCCCGCAAAGTGGCCGGACCGGTTAACGGACCCTACGACGATACCCAGCCTTACTATTCCGAGATTGATGACTATTTCTATTTTACCTCAAACCGGGAAGGCTCTTACGACATTTACCGGGTCAATTTCAGTCCTAACCGCACTGCACCGCGACTGGTCACGATCCAGGGCCGGGTCCTGGATGAACAAACACAGGAACCTATCCGGGCTGAATTAACCTATTCTTCGCTCGGACCGATACGTCAGAATTATTTTTTCCGGACGCAGAATGGTATGTATTCCATCCAATTGCAGGCTGCAAATACCATCCAGATCCAGGCTTCCCAACATGGCTACCTGAGCAACGTAATTGAAATAGACCCGGACTCCTGGCAGCAGGGATCAGACTCGATCCTGTATGTGGACATTCCCCTGGAACCCATCAAGGAAGACCGGAAGATCGAAGTTAGCAACATCTTCTTTGAGCAGTCCAAACCGAAAATATTACCGGAATCGTATCCGGAACTAAACCGGCTGGTGCAATTACTGAAACAGAATCCCTCCATACACATTGTCATCGAGGGACATACGGATAATGTGGGTGATCTGAATGCCAACATTGAATTATCCAAGAAGCGTGCCCTGGGTATCAAAGAATACCTGGTCTATAATGGTATCGATAAAAACCGCATCGAAACCGCCGGGTATGGCCCCACAAAACCATTGAATGACAACGCTACGGAGGAAAAACGACGTGCCAATCGACGGGTAGAAATCAAAATAACCAAAAGCAGTCCTTGA